In a genomic window of Scyliorhinus torazame isolate Kashiwa2021f chromosome 5, sScyTor2.1, whole genome shotgun sequence:
- the LOC140417840 gene encoding uncharacterized protein, which produces MGDKGIIPSGEELYTCSVCGRGFRQSSDLLIHKRSHTGKKLWKCGVCRKGFQSPSHLEKHCHIHTGKKPFTCSDCGKGFTQSSNMLRHQRVHTAERPFTCSESGNRIPHSSNLLRHQRVYSGKKPFTCSECGKGFSRSSNLLAHQRVHTDDRPFKCPDCGKCYKSSGELMSHQRVHTDERPFRCSHCESGFKTSFALTKHQRTHTDERPFKCSHCGTAFRQSSDLAVHQRTHTGERPFTCSHCGKCFSHSSSVLRHQRVHTNERPFICTQCGKGFNQSSILLRHQQAHTTERPFKCPDCGKCYKSSAELMRHQRVHTDERPFSCPHCGKVTDSGTAAPGTQPAQLLGASKQQKQT; this is translated from the exons ATGGGAGATAAAGGAATCATTCCCAGTGGAGAAGAACTGTACACGTGTtccgtgtgtggacgaggattcagacaATCATCTGACCTGTTGATACacaagcgcagtcacactgggaagaaactgtggaaatgtggagtgtgtaggaagggattccaATCTCCCTCTCATCTTGAAAAGCATTGCCACATTCACACGGggaagaaaccattcacctgctccgactgtgggaaaggattcactcagtcatccaacatgctgagacaccagcgagttcacactgcggagaggccattcacctgctctgagtctgGGAACAGAATCCCTcactcatccaacctgctgagacaccagcgagtttactctgggaagaagccattcacctgctccgagtgtgggaagggattctcaagGTCATctaacctgctggcacaccagcgggttcacaccgacGACAGACCCTTTAAATGTCCAGATTGCggcaagtgctataaaagttctggggaactgatgtcccatcaacgtgtccacactgacgagagaccgttcaggtgctctcactgtgagagtgGGTTCAAGACATCTTTCGCCCTCACCAAACATCAGCGcactcacactgatgagagaccgttcaagtgttctcactgtgggacagCGTTCAGGCAATCGAGTGACCTCGctgtacaccagcgcactcacactggggagaggccattcacctgctcccactgtGGGAAGTGTTTCTCTCACTCTTCTAgcgtgctgagacaccagcgagttcacactaatgAGAGACCTTTCATCTgcacccagtgtgggaagggattcaatcagtcatccatcctgctgagacaccagcaagctcACACCactgagagaccatttaaatgtccagactgtgggaaatgcTACAAAAGTTCTGcggaactgatgcgccatcaacgtgttcacactgacgagagaccattcagttgCCCTCACTGTG GGAAGGTCACAGACAGCGGAACTGCAGCCCCAGGAACACAACCAGCCCAGTTACTGGGAGCATCAAAACAGCAGAAACAAACATGA
- the LOC140421636 gene encoding uncharacterized protein — protein sequence MEKLWQCGEVFTFPSQLVTHRRIHTGDRPFTCSVCGKGFTRSSNLALHQRVHTGERPFTCSVCGKGFTRSSHLALHKRVHTGERPFTCSVCGKGFINSSNLVSHQRVHTGEKPFSCTDCGMSFRLSSTLQKHQRVHTGEKPFNCPDSGKSFRHSSSFTVHQRIHRGERPFTCSLCGRGFTQSSNLALHQRGHSGERPFTCPECGKGFIDSCQLLRHERVHTGERPFTCSECGKGFTESSQLLRHERVHTGERPFTCSECGKGFIDSSQLLKHQRRHK from the coding sequence atggagaaactgtggcAATGTGGGGAGGTATTCACTTTCCCCTCCCAGCTAGtaactcatcgacgcattcacactggggacaggccgttcacctgctccgtgtgtgggaagggattcactcggtcatcaaacTTAGCattacaccagcgggttcacactggggagaggccattcacctgctctgtgtgtgggaagggattcactcggtcatcacactTAGCATTACacaagcgggttcacactggggagaggccattcacctgctctgtgtgtgggaagggattcattaactCATCCAACCTagtgtcacaccagcgagttcacactggggagaaaccattcagctgcactgactgtggaatgAGCTTTAGgctttcatccaccctgcagaaacaccagcgagttcatactggtgaGAAACCATTCAACTGCCCTGACTCTGGAAAGAGCTTCAGGCATTCTAGCAGCTTCACCGTGCACCAACGAATTCACAGAGGGGagcgaccattcacctgctctttgtgtgggaggggattcactcagtcatctaatCTAGCATTACACCAGCGaggtcacagtggggagaggccgttcacctgccccgagtgtgggaagggattcattgattcatgccAGTTGCTGAGACatgaacgggttcacactggagagaggccgttcacctgctccgagtgtgggaagggattcactgagtcatcccaactgctgagacatgaacgggttcacactggggagaggccgttcacctgctccgagtgtgggaagggatttattgattcatcacAACTACTGAAACACCAGCGACGTCACAAGTGa